Proteins encoded within one genomic window of Bacteroidota bacterium:
- the rpsR gene encoding 30S ribosomal protein S18 → MARNDRNKKKTEPIARAAVPGAKRRPVCPFESEGIEYIDYKDTETLKRYLNEQGKLLPRRVTGVSAKSQRQLTVAVKRARHMALLPFVADNIK, encoded by the coding sequence ATGGCACGCAACGACCGCAACAAGAAGAAGACCGAGCCCATCGCCCGCGCGGCGGTCCCCGGCGCCAAGCGCCGCCCGGTCTGCCCCTTCGAGTCCGAAGGCATCGAGTACATCGACTACAAGGACACCGAGACCCTCAAGCGCTACCTCAACGAGCAGGGCAAGCTCCTGCCCCGGCGCGTGACCGGCGTCTCGGCCAAGTCCCAGCGCCAGCTCACGGTCGCCGTCAAGCGCGCGCGCCACATGGCGCTCCTGCCCTTCGTCGCGGACAACATTAAATGA
- a CDS encoding DUF6252 family protein, producing the protein MLAAVPRLLLCFCFALTLTACDRTELDDDDDPPPGGGGGMVDDGTCSASVGGNRFEAFMPSATTNDQGDVLSIACREFNDGLLFELRPAGFGEAMLGLGPGSANQAQYSDRGEVSNTAELAGGAFGGSVTLQAFDQNRVQGTFTVNAPGFDDGDPVINIVNGRFDLPVRLSVGDGS; encoded by the coding sequence ATGCTCGCTGCTGTACCGCGCCTCCTGCTCTGCTTCTGCTTTGCCCTCACCCTTACCGCGTGCGACCGCACCGAACTCGACGACGATGACGACCCGCCGCCGGGCGGTGGTGGAGGAATGGTGGACGACGGGACCTGCTCGGCGAGCGTAGGCGGCAACCGCTTCGAGGCGTTCATGCCGAGCGCGACGACGAACGACCAGGGCGACGTGCTCAGCATCGCCTGCCGGGAGTTCAACGATGGACTCCTGTTCGAACTCCGGCCCGCCGGATTCGGCGAAGCTATGCTCGGTCTCGGCCCAGGAAGCGCAAACCAGGCGCAGTACAGCGACCGCGGCGAAGTATCGAACACGGCCGAACTGGCGGGCGGTGCGTTCGGCGGGAGCGTGACCCTCCAGGCGTTCGACCAGAACCGCGTGCAGGGCACGTTCACCGTCAACGCCCCTGGCTTCGACGACGGCGACCCGGTCATCAACATCGTCAACGGCCGCTTCGACCTTCCCGTCCGCCTCTCCGTCGGCGACGGTAGCTGA
- a CDS encoding cytochrome c biogenesis protein CcdA — MRLLSLLLTALLLAPASAQVPEGEPVVWTTLVEPETVRPGETAEVVLFAEISGDWRMYALDSPIGRALDLRLEPSAAFEPVGRTQQGTPEEGYDEIVESVYTYFAGAAEIAQTLRIAPDAPRGSTPVRGAVHFMVCNDEICLPPMQAPVAASVEVQGPAVVAQAESPAVARAGPPASSSEPARADTAQAAAEAVSPQAAAPRVATAPFEPAAPQRGGLWGFLLLAVGAGLVALLTPCVFPMIPLTVSYFLHHAGDRRKAARMAGVYGLAIVGLFTLLGVAMALLVGAAGPQLIAANPWVNLFIGLVLVVFGFSLLGFFELRMPAAWANALNRQSDARGGYLGVAFMSLTLVLVSFSCTVPFVGGLLAAAAQGGWARPLVGMVVFSSVFALPFVLFAAFPNALARLPTSGSWMSSLKGVLGFIEIAAALKFLSNADLVWGTGLLPRPLAIALMIVIFALAGLYLIGKLHLKGPGTDAADVRPVPVGGLRLLTAMVFFGLAFYFVPGLLGAPLGGFDAFLPPRQATDVSLLAGIETGGPERGGEVAWHQGRAAAFEEAQRTGRPVLIDFTGYTCTNCRHMEATVLAKPEIAGRIDQHFVPLQLWTDNAETGPDLQRYQLELTGRIALPTYAVVHPDGRLLSQLSGVTSPEQYAAFLDAATVTFQQAESLAAR; from the coding sequence ATGCGCCTGCTATCTCTCCTCCTGACAGCTCTGCTCCTTGCACCCGCCTCGGCGCAGGTGCCCGAGGGGGAGCCGGTGGTGTGGACGACGCTCGTGGAGCCCGAGACCGTCCGGCCCGGCGAGACGGCCGAGGTCGTGCTCTTCGCCGAGATCAGCGGTGACTGGCGGATGTACGCCCTCGACTCGCCGATTGGACGGGCACTCGACCTGCGGCTGGAGCCGAGCGCGGCGTTCGAGCCGGTCGGACGGACGCAGCAGGGGACCCCGGAGGAGGGCTACGACGAGATCGTCGAGAGCGTCTACACCTACTTCGCGGGCGCGGCCGAGATCGCGCAGACGCTTCGCATCGCCCCGGACGCGCCGCGCGGCAGCACCCCGGTCCGGGGCGCGGTCCACTTCATGGTCTGCAACGACGAGATCTGCCTGCCGCCGATGCAAGCGCCGGTCGCCGCTTCGGTGGAGGTCCAGGGGCCGGCGGTCGTGGCGCAGGCGGAGTCTCCGGCGGTGGCACGGGCAGGGCCGCCCGCATCGTCTTCGGAGCCTGCGCGGGCGGACACCGCGCAGGCAGCGGCCGAGGCGGTGAGTCCGCAGGCGGCAGCGCCTCGCGTAGCCACCGCGCCGTTCGAGCCGGCCGCGCCGCAGCGAGGCGGACTGTGGGGCTTCCTCCTCCTCGCGGTCGGGGCCGGGCTCGTGGCGCTCCTGACCCCGTGCGTCTTCCCGATGATCCCGCTCACGGTCTCGTACTTCCTCCACCACGCGGGCGACCGGCGCAAGGCCGCGCGGATGGCCGGCGTCTACGGCCTCGCGATTGTCGGGCTGTTCACGCTCCTCGGCGTGGCGATGGCGCTCCTCGTCGGGGCGGCGGGGCCGCAGCTCATCGCGGCAAATCCGTGGGTGAACCTGTTTATAGGCCTCGTGCTCGTCGTCTTCGGGTTCTCGCTCCTCGGCTTCTTCGAGCTTCGAATGCCAGCGGCGTGGGCGAACGCACTCAACCGGCAGAGCGACGCGCGCGGAGGCTACCTCGGGGTCGCGTTCATGAGCCTGACGCTCGTGCTCGTGTCGTTCTCGTGCACGGTGCCGTTCGTCGGGGGTCTGCTCGCGGCGGCGGCGCAGGGCGGATGGGCGCGCCCGCTCGTCGGGATGGTCGTCTTCTCGTCGGTCTTCGCGCTTCCGTTCGTGCTCTTCGCCGCCTTCCCGAACGCGCTCGCGCGCCTGCCGACGTCGGGCTCGTGGATGAGCTCGCTCAAGGGGGTCCTCGGTTTCATTGAGATCGCTGCGGCGCTCAAGTTCCTCTCGAACGCCGACCTCGTCTGGGGCACGGGCCTGCTCCCGCGCCCGCTGGCGATCGCGCTCATGATCGTGATCTTCGCGCTCGCGGGGCTCTACCTCATCGGCAAGCTGCACCTCAAAGGGCCCGGCACCGACGCGGCTGACGTGCGACCGGTGCCCGTCGGTGGACTGCGGCTGCTGACGGCGATGGTGTTCTTCGGGCTCGCGTTCTACTTCGTCCCGGGCCTACTCGGCGCGCCGCTTGGCGGGTTCGACGCGTTCCTGCCGCCGCGCCAGGCGACGGACGTGAGCCTGCTCGCCGGGATCGAGACGGGCGGTCCCGAGCGCGGGGGCGAGGTCGCGTGGCACCAGGGCCGGGCCGCAGCCTTCGAAGAGGCGCAGCGCACCGGCCGGCCGGTGCTCATCGACTTCACCGGCTACACCTGCACCAACTGCCGCCACATGGAGGCGACGGTCCTCGCGAAGCCGGAGATCGCCGGGCGCATCGACCAGCACTTCGTCCCGCTCCAGCTCTGGACGGACAACGCCGAGACCGGCCCCGACCTCCAGCGCTACCAGCTCGAACTGACGGGCCGCATCGCGCTGCCGACCTACGCCGTGGTCCACCCCGACGGTCGCCTCCTGAGCCAGCTCAGCGGCGTCACCTCGCCGGAGCAGTACGCCGCTTTTCTCGACGCCGCGACCGTTACCTTCCAGCAGGCGGAGTCGCTCGCCGCCCGCTAG
- the rplI gene encoding 50S ribosomal protein L9: MDIILTQDVDDLGQKGEVITVKNGYGRNFLIPRGLAVVANPSNVKRYQEETRQQAVKLESARKDAEALAKRIDDMEIVLQAPVGEEDRIFGTITTQQIAEALAGRGIEVDRRKISLDGDIRTTGEYSATVKLHPEHSGSLTVQVVPESLEEAL, encoded by the coding sequence ATGGACATCATTCTCACGCAGGACGTGGACGACCTCGGCCAGAAGGGCGAGGTGATCACGGTCAAGAACGGATACGGGCGCAACTTCCTCATCCCGCGCGGCCTCGCGGTCGTCGCCAACCCGTCGAACGTCAAGCGCTACCAGGAGGAGACGCGCCAGCAGGCCGTCAAGCTCGAATCGGCCCGCAAGGACGCCGAGGCTCTCGCCAAGCGGATCGACGACATGGAGATCGTGCTCCAGGCTCCGGTCGGCGAGGAAGACCGCATCTTCGGGACGATCACGACGCAGCAGATCGCCGAAGCGCTCGCAGGACGCGGGATCGAGGTCGACCGCCGCAAGATCTCGCTCGACGGCGATATCCGCACGACGGGCGAGTACTCGGCGACGGTCAAGCTCCACCCGGAGCACAGCGGCTCGCTGACGGTGCAGGTCGTGCCGGAGTCGCTCGAAGAGGCGCTTTAG